CCGGATGATCAAGGTGGACCCAGAGACCAGGTGAGGTGCACTGTCAGACAggagcacggggtgggggggcatgCAGGGCAAGCCCTGTGCCGCTGCTCCGAGGCTCTGCCTGATGGCTGTGTACTGTCCTTGCAGGTACATGTCCCTAGCTGTGTGTGAGCTCGACCGGCCTGGCCTTGGCCCCCTTGTGGCTGCAGCCTGTAGCGATGGGGCAGTGAGGTGAGCATATAGGACCCAGGGGGCctggagacaaaagaaaagaatgtaaggATGTTTAGAATGGGTTCTGAGCTGGGCCATCCTCTGCACCCCCCAGGCTCTTTCTCTTGCAGGACTCTGGGCAGCGGCTACAGCTCCTGGCTGAAACCTTCCACCACAAGCGCTGTGTCCTCAAGGTCCACTCCTTCACACACGAGGCAACCAATCAGCGGCGGTGAGAGGGGCTGCATGGTGGTCCTGCATGGGTTTGGTGGGGGCTCCTATTGCTTTCCATCCCCCTCACTGACCCAGCTGCCTTTTCCTGGCTACCAGGAGGCTGTTCCTGTGCAGTGCAGCCACAGATGGCAGCCTGGCCTTCTGGGATCTCTCCACTGTGCTGGACCATGGCTCCCCTGCCCTGGAGCCTCCAGCGGACCCTGGGCTTCCCTACCGTGAGTAGCTAGAGTGCCACTATGGctgtccccccacctcccagtgcACCTAGCCAAGTGTTGAGCTGGGTCGTGACAACCATCTTCTTCCTCCAGGGCTGGGCAGCCCCTGCCTGACCCTCCAGGCTCACAGCTGTGGTGTCAACAGCCTGCACACCTTGCCCACACGTGAAGGCCATCTTGTGGCCAGTGGCAGTGAGGATGGCTCCCTCCATGTCTTTGTGCTTACTGTGGAGGTGCCAGAGCTGGAAGAGGCTGTGGGGGGCGCTGAGCTGGTGCCCCAGCTGCAAGTGCTGGAAGAATACTCTCTCCCCTGTGCACATGCTGCCCATGTGACAGGCCTCAAGATCTTAAGCCCAAGCCTCATGGTCTCAGCCTCCATCGACCAACGGCTTACCTTCTGGCGTCTGGGGCATGGTGAGCCCACCTTTATGAACAGTACAGTGTACCACGTAGCAGATGTGGCCGACATGGACTGCTGGCCCGTGAGCCCTGAGTTTGGCCACCGCTGTGCTCTTGGGGGCCAGGGCCTTGAGGTTTACAACTGGTATGACTGAGATGTCCCGCGGTGGCCGGCATGCTGGGCATGGGGCCTGCTCACAGACAGAGTGACTGTCTGTGCCCATGCCCAGTGTGCCTtgaggggaggaagaggcagcCGCGGGTTCCTGACTCAAGAGCAGGAGCTGGAGGTGAGTTGAAAGCCACCTGGGCAGACCAAGAATATGCCCCACTCCCCACAATGGGACAAAACTTTGTCACAGAAGCaatttattttggttctgggtctCTAACAAAAtctgtgggttttttccctttcagttgATGACTTTGCGGACATTCCCAGATATTAGGGCCTCTGTGGCCTTAGATGTGACTCAGTGGAGGGAGACCCAGCATGGCCAGCCCGGTGTGGAGCACTTCACGCACAGCCCGCAGAAGCTGCAGACGGGCAAACATTTGACCAAACAAGTGTGGTCGAGGCTCCTGGAGGAGAGAAAGGGGCCTGCTGGTCTCATCCTTTGCTTCCCCTGCACCCCCCACATATGCCCTTCTGCTGTGCACTTACCCCTAGGATGTGTACCCGGTTATAGTATGAGCTGAAATCCATGCTGAGCTGTACCAGGAACTTGCACACCTAGAGACAAGAGACTGAGTCACTGGCCTGTCTCTCTTTGTGCCCCAGAATAAAGAATAGTGTGTGCAGTCCGTCCCAGTCTCCTCTGCCTTACCATCTCTGTGCGTGCAGTGATGTGGAGCCCTGGGGCTGTGTGGGGCAGGGCTGCTGTCTGGCCCAGCAGGTCTGGGAAGGGGAGGACGCTGTTGAAGAGCAGCAACCACTCACCCTGTGGGGGAGAAGGGTGCTGGGAGGGAAAGACCTGTGCTTCCCACACGTGACAGCTACCCAAGAGGGGCACTCACCTCATCATGTAGCAGGGAGAAATCCAGACTGCTCACAGGTGGGAAAGTGGGGTACAGACCTTGTTCCATGCTGCACTTGTAACTCTCAAAGAGTGTGGCAAGACGTGCACAATTATACATGACAAAGGTGCCACTTTTGGTGCCCTTTGTGGAAATGCTGCTGTCGGCCAGGGCCAAGAGAAGCTGAGGAATGagggcacagctgcagggggAGGACAGCCACTGCACACCCTGtcccccccagccctggcccagcaGGGCGCCCAGGCTCACCTGACTTTGTGGGGCTGTGCTGAGCATCTCAAACTTAATGGTTGCCACAGAGAGAACCCTGAAGATTTCCATCCAGGCTGGGTCTGAAGGAGTACAGATCAGTTATCAGTCTCTATAGGCAGGGAACAAGGGGGGCAGGGGTGCAAATGACCTTCCCCTACCCAAAGCACAGCCAGGGTCTCCCAGGCGCACCTTGTGCCAGGTCCCTACCGTGCTTCAGTGCTGAGGCCTTGCACACCTGGGCATGCCGGAGCCTGCATTTTGAAAAGAGTGAGAGGAGGAGCAGTGGGCAGAGTCCCCCACCGCAACTACCCTGGCTTGGTGGCCTTCCTTCCAGCCTCACTCACTCGTAGTACTCGGGGGCAGTCAGGGTGCCAGGTGCACCAGCTACTTTCACTGGGCCACAGACCAGGTGCTTCTGTCAGGAAGATAGCAGGGGCTCAGCCAGCTGGTGATACCCTCCAGGAACCTAAATTTGGTTCCTGGACTCCCCCAGCTTTTTACCTTAGGACCTCCATCCCATCAGGGTAGCCTCCTCAACCTATTCTTCAATATTCTCTGGGCTATGATGCTTCCAGAGACCTCTCCCAGCACCTGCTGCACGTGCCCATTTACCAAGCCTAACATCTCCCCAAGGTCAAGTATCACCTTCTGGACCCATCAACTAACAAGTGGGTTTCAAGGGCCCTCTGAGGTTGGTGTGGGGAGCCACCATCACTAACCTACCTGTCTGAGAGGAGCGTGGTTATCCAACTTCCACCAAAGCAGGTCCAACTTCTGTTGCTGGAACTCCTCCTCACAGCTCACCACGTGTACAACCATACAGCTACCTGCACCAGCATCTGGGGCCGCGGCCTATAGGGTAGGACAGTCACTGCTGGGGACACAAGACACCTGGTTTGCCAGAGGCCTGCAGGGTGGGGTGTCAGTCACTAACCAGGCCTAGGGAGCTGTCCTCAGCCCAATCCTGCACAGCCTGCTGCAGCTCCGCCAGCACAGCGAGCAGATCCTCCGTCACTGCGAAGAGAACACACAGGGCTGAGGCCGGCGGGGAGTGCGGGGcccaactacttttttttttttaaacatggatttaatttatttatttatttatttttggctgtgttgggtcttcgtttctgtgcgagggctttctctagttgtggcaagggggtgccactcttcatcgcggtgcgcgggcctctcgttgcggagcacaggctccaaacgcgcaggctcagtagttgtggctcacgggcctagttgctccgcggcatgtgggatcttcccagaccagggctcgaacccgtgtcccctgcattagcaggcagattctcaaccactgcgccaccggagAAGCCCCCCGACTACTTTCTGGCCCTGCTAGGCTCCGGGTCCTACCCAGACAGCTGTCCAGGTTGGGGTCATAGCCAGTTGTGCGTCCCCGTTCGTCCACCAGCTCCTTCAGGCACACTCGGCCCAGGGCGCCAGGGGGCAGGGCTTCCGCGTTACGAGCAGGGGTGAGCTCTGCAAGCGCGCGGCTCCTCAGGGCTTCGGTCGCGGCTCTCTCTGAGGCCGCGGGCCAGTCCACCCGCAGCTGCTGCAGGAAGGTCGGCATGTGCGGGTCCCGCACGGCGGGCACTAGGCGCACACTCACCCTGCGAAGCGAGGCGGCCGCCTCAGCCCGAGCACCGGGCTCAGCTATCCCCCACTTTCCACCCGCAGCGGCTCTCGGGCCCCCATCGCGCGCTTTCTCCTTTGTGTGCCCGCGCCCCAGCTCACCTGTGAGCGTGCAAAGCTCGCGCCAGGTGGTCGGCCACGAGCACGGCACGCAGCTGGCTCAGGCGGAGGGCGCAGGGGCTGCCGCGCAGCGCCGGGCAGTGCAGGACGACGCGCGGGCCCGGGGCGGCGGGGACGGTGGGCGCGGCATAGGCGGCCACGGCGCCGAGGACGCGCTCGAAGACGGCGGACCGCCGCAGCTGGAGCGCCAGCCCCGCGGGGGTTGGCGCGCAGCTCAGTACCGGGGCCACGCCAGGACCCTGCAGGCCGACGATGGCGTGAACCACGCGCTCGGGCACCTGCGGGAAGACAAGCTGGTGAGCGGGTCGCGGCGCTCCCAGCTACCTCGGGCCGCACGTCCCCGCCCTGCTCGCGCCCACCTGGTCGTCCCCGAAGCGCGCCTGCAGCGCGCGCCGCGGTGCCAAGAAGTCTCGGACACGCAGGTGGCGGGCGCGTGTCTCCTTGAACCACACTGGGCCGCCCGGCCCCAGGGCCGCGTTGAGGGCTCCCAGCGTCTCCTCTACCCCAAGGCGCATGGCGACCGGAAGGAGTAGGCAGAACCGGAAGCAAGGAACCGGAAGCAAAATTTCGAGGTCGAACTTCCAGGAGGGCCAATTGGTTGGGGCAGGGATCTGGCTGCGGCCCGTGAGTGGACAGGTGCACTCGACCTACGACTCCAGTGCTACCTCCGCGTGGCCCACCAGCTTGGCTCGGCTCCGGGTCCGAAATCTCTGGGTACGCTACGGGCCTAGGATTCTCTCGCCGTCGCCCGCAGTAGCAACCAGGGAAAAAACCTAAgtcttacatttatgtatttGTGATAACGTTTCATTTCCTCCATTTACACATGATCAAAACGGCAAAAGTCCCAAGTGGATTCTCACTGAAATAGGGCGGCTAACATTAAAGCCACTTTCATGACCTACTGAAAAAAGTCACATTTTTAAGAGAATTTATGTTCTCCAGTTTTGGGTTATTTGCAAGCATTCCCTCCTTTGACATATAGGTTGTCTTTATTCCTAATAAATGCCCACTGATAGAACTGCCGGTTTTCTCCTCTTGAATCTTGAGTAATTAGAACCATCATGATGGTTTCCAGAAGCTCTTAATGCTTCTCCTTGAACCTGGTGTACTTTAACAAGGATCCTCCCACTTCCTGGTTTAGGCAACCAGCCATTGTGGGTCAAATAAACAATGTGACCATGAGAAGACCCAGCTTAAGAACAGTTCACTGAGCACCCCACTCCTCTACCAGTGAGAATGCTCTTTTCTCTGTCCCACCAGGGCTCCTGAATGTCTTCACTTTACTGTAACTTAGATaaccctttcctcttttctttaatGGGGATTGAACCTAACGCAGTAGAGCGCTGTGCAGCAGATCACTGGCAAACCCCTGATCTCCGCCCTGGAGCAGTGAGAATAACCAGAGCTCAGAAAGGAGAGAAGCCTCGGCGCAGGAAAAGCTTGGCAAGGCCCCTTTCTGGGCTAGGGCTGCAAGGCCCTGCTGGGAAGCGCCGAAAGAGCACTGGGCGGACACGACATTCCCGATGGCTTCTTGGGTGCCCACTCAACGGGAGTGATCGTGTCATTCCAAAGCGCTTTCCATGCGTCACGCGCACGACCCGGGGACAGCTGCTAACAGGGTTGGGGGCCCGGAGGCGGAGCTGGGGACTTCAGCTACTCTGGGTGCATGAAGACGGTTGGGGGCGGTTTTACCCCAGGAAGTGAAAGGCTATCTTTAGCGAGCTGCgggctggggctgccctgtgGGACTCACCGCCATTTGCAGCCCTATCCGGAGGCCCTGGGTCCTCCCTCCCCTGGCAATGGTACCTCGGGCTCCAGAGATGGCCACCGCCTCGGCTCTCCGACGTCTACGCCTGTCACTTCTAGCCTGAGGGCGCACCTGAGAGAGGGACGGAAACCAGAGCGACCCAATAAAGTATGTCTGGGGATCAGGGGCTAGCCCATTCCATCTGGGTCAGGACGCTGCTCAGGCAGGAGAGCAGGGAACGAAATCCAAGTGCAGCTGGAATGCTCTGGAGACAACAGCTGCTTTTGGGATTCCGTTGCCCGCTGTCCAGCCGGGGGGGGAGCGGTTTGAGGGGGTTATCCCTCGCCCTAGGGCCAGATCAAAACCCCCCACTCCCAGTCGCCGGACTCAGGAGGTGAAACCAAGTCTAGTGGGAACGAGCCGCTCACCTAGGCCCCCAAACAATATGGGTGGTGGGGGCCTTCCCCGGGACCGGGTCCCGATCCGGATTAGATCCGCAGAGTAGGATTAGTCCTGTTGGTCTCATGCAGTCAGGGCCACTGCAGTGACGGTGGCGGGGCGGGCTTCGGGATCAACCAAGAGGGAAGCGCGCCCGTGGGATCGGAGGGGAGGTAAACCCTCCTCGGGGACACCCCGGCACCCGGGACCCTTTGTCCGGTGACGCGGCCAGTGCCCGGAGCGCTAGGGGCCCAATGGGCCCGCACGGCAGCGACGGGACTCCTGGAAATCCATTGCGACCGTCCTCGGTTGTGTCAAGCCTCCCGCCAGCCCGGCCCCGAGGGTGGCAGACGCGGCAACGTGCCCCTGAGGCCAACACACGGTGGGCGCGCGGAGATGCCAGAACCTGCGCGGGCGCCAGCGATTCTCACGCCAGTAGGCCTTCTGATTCGGCTCAAGACGGGGCGCAAGGAATTCTCGGGACGCAAGCGAAGTGAGCGAGGACAGGGCGATGCTCCAGCCGCTGTCTAGTTCAACGTCTGGTCCGATTTAGGCCCGGTCGACCGCCGAGCACCTAAAAGTACCCTACCAAGGCGTCCCCTTCCGCTTGCTCTGGCCGCAGATTTGGAGCCATTTTAAGGCGAAACCAACCAGCCACGCCCCCTCGCGCTCTGGAAAGGCCAATCCATGCTCAACCACGCCCCGTGCGACTCGCGGCCGCGGCGCCAACGGTCGCGCTTGTGACGGTTAGGGAGGGGCGGGACTCGGGGGACAACCGAGGGAAACCTGAGCTGCCCACCTCGCCCTCGGAACCCGACTCTCCAAAGCCGGGATTAGAGGCTTGGGGGCTGATGCCACACCCTGGCCAGGTGTGCGGGAGTCGAACAGGTGCTcggccgccccgcccccggccccgggaGGCCGGCGTAATGGCTGAGAGCCCGGGGCCAGGCCGCGGCTGGGGCCCAGGCAGTGCCCTGAGGCCAGCCACGCCACCAGGTGTCCGGCTCCCGCAGGACGGCCTGCGGAGGTCTGGGGAGGGGCGGACGGCAGGTGCTGACACCGGAGCCGCGCTGGGGGACGCGCCCTCATGGGACCGAGGCCCCTGGCCcgctccttcctctctcccgcGCTGGGCCGGCCGAGTTGCGCGGTGCCCTCCGCGACGCTGGGGGCGCTGTAGCCGCGCTAGGCTTGGTGACGCCACGACCCCGCTGTGCTTGCGCCAGCCTCCCTGCACGCCGGTCCGCCATGGCCGCCGCGTTCGTGCTTCGGAGCCAGTATCGAGCGCGGCTCGCCCTTCGCTGTCCGCCTGCGCAGCTGCCATGGTGAGCCCGGACCCAGCGTCCCTGACCACCCGCTCCTACGGCCGGCGATTCCCGGCCCCCTAGACCCTGATCATACCTCTCCGCAGGGCCCCGCGGCGTGGGCATCGGCTCACGCCGGCGGATGACGAACTGTATCAGCGGACGCGCATCTCTCTGCTGCAGCGCGAGTCCCCGCACGATATGTACATCGACAGCTACAACAGCCGCGGCTTCACGGTCAACGGAAATCGCGTACTTGGGCCCTGTGCGCTACTCCCACACTCGGTGGTGCAGTGGAACGTGAGCCCTTCCCTGCAGTGAGGAAACCGAGGGCCAGAGTCACAGGCCTGCCCCCTGATTCTGTCCCTGGCACACCTGGCTTTTCTTTTGCCCCGCACTGGAGCAAGTAGAGGGCCTCTGGGGAAACCTAGGTGGACTTGTATTTAACTTGTCTCCTCTCCACACAGGTAGGTTCCCACCAGGACATCACCGAGGAAAGCTTCTCTCTCTTTTGGATGCTGGAGCCCCGAATAGGtattggaggaggggagggctgaAGTGCTGAGCCCCAGAAAGCCACCCTTTAGACAGACCTGGTTGTAGACTAGCCGTGCCCGTCCTTCCCTAGAGATTGTTGTGGTGGGCACTGGAGACCGGACTGAGCGGCTGCAGTCCCACTTGCTGCGAGCTATGAGGCAGCGGGGCATCGCTGTGGAAGTGCAGGACACAGTATGTCTGGGACTTGGGAATGCGGAGGGGAGCCTAAGCCTAGCACTAGCCCAGCTGATGCTGGCTTTCTCTTTGCAGCCCAATGCCTGTGCCACTTTCAACTTCCTGTGTCATGAAGGCCGAGTGACAGGAGCTGCTCTCATACCCCCACCTGGCGGGGCTGCACTCACATCTCTGGCCCAAGCTGCAGAATGAACCACCAGGAACTTACCTTACCTGTCCAGGAGGGCCCTGGCACCTTTTGCAGAATGCAGGGGTTCCCAAAGCTTTCACTAGCCCCTCCCCCTTTGTCACTGTAACACTTGTCTTGTTTGCCAGCAAATTAATAATTTAACCCACTTCTCTGATTTTGTATTAGGTGTGTTGCTGGCCAGGCGCTGCTGGCTCAGTGAGTTCTTGGAGGGGGTTGTGAAGGAACCAAGGGGTCATCTATTTGTCTACACTGCTTGGCCTCTCAGAGGCCAGGAGACAGTATAGGCACCTGTTCTAAGCTGTATATCTATCTACTTGCTGACATGCAGATTTGAGGGGACCTCTGTGTTTTCTCCACGAGGTCCTTTTAGAGATTCAAGTTAGAGAATATGTATGTGGGTCTCAACCTGATCCCATGTGGCCAAACTTTGGGCTAGCAGGAGGCCCCGTGGATGCCAGTCCAAAGCCCCATGGACTGTTCTGTGACCCTTCCTAAGCAGCCACAGGCAATTTCTGAGACCAAACCCTTGGGGGCCAGAGCTTGTCTGAGTTGCCTTTTGAGATGCCTCAGGAGGGGCTTTTTGAATCTAGTACTACCCCCCACTTCCAGTTCCTTGAAGCACCCTTATCTGGGGGCATCAGGCTTTCTCTGGAAATGAAGGTGCtttgtttttgtgtatctgtGATGGTGGCAGCTGCAGAGCCCCACCTGCTTGTTGACCTCAAAGATCAGGCATcactttttttcaaacttttattgAAAAACCGAGGGTGTGCTGTATCCCTTTTCAGAAAAGACGCTTCTCATACCTGTTGGCAGAAGGACCAGCTGTGAGGTGAGGGCAGGAGCATGGAGGCATGGAAGAGACCTCCACCCCAAGGACAGAGGAGTGGAGAGGGTTGGTCACTTACGAATGGAGGCTGTGGACACCACCTTCCACCTGAGCTGAGGATGTTCTCTTCTCAAACTTGAGCTCTCCAGAATACATCATGGCTCTGAAGAGAGGCAGAAGTCAGATGTGGGTAGCTGGCCCTGGACCAGCCCCTCTACCTAATGTCCCAGCTCCCTAAGCTTACCGGACTTGGGTCAAACTCTTGGCACCAATGTCCTGGCAGGAGTGCTGGATGCCGGCAATTAGGTAGGGCACAAATTTGTGTATGGATCCTTTATCCTGCACAGCCCCAGACACCCCCTGGGCCACCTTGATTTTGTCAGCTTCACTGCAGGGAGAGGCAGGAAACAGGCAAAGTCGAAACATGGATGATGCTGCCAGTGCAGGGTTAGCATAGGGCAACCGACCTGCCTGTCCCACCTGAAATATCGGTTCTGGCTGCTGAGATGCTTGTCCATGGCATCGAGAGAACCCATACCACGATATTTCTTTAGCCGGATcccatcagagaagaaatactCGCCAGGGGCTTCAGTGGTAGCAGCCAGGAGGGAGCCCATCATAACTATGGACAGAAGGAATGCTGGGGGAAGACCCTGAATGGCATTAGGGAAGGAGACCCACTAGGCTCTCTGAATGTTGGGCCTCACCTGTGGAGGCCCCAAGGGCCAAAGCTTTGGCAATATGGCCCACATTTTGGATTCCTCCATCAGCGATGACAGGAACACCAAAGCGCCGTGCATATTCTGACACCTTGTACACTGCTGTTGCTTGGGGCCGCCCACAGGCCAGCACTGTTGAGACATGGAGGAACAAATGGGGGTGGCGTTAGTGGGGACAGGCAAGAGGCTCTGTGGCCACAAATCAGCACCCAGGAGCTCTCAGTTACACCTGCACCAGGACTGCAGCCTGGTAGAGGAAGAGTCTTGTCTGGGATGGCTGCTGCCCCATCAGCCTTAAAAAGTACAAATAGCTGTGATGGTCTCCATTCACCCTTGGCATGTGTGCGTGCATATGTGCATGGCCCAGGGCAGCCTCAGGCACGTGCATTCAGCAGCCGGGAAAGCCCCGCCCAATTGATATCAGGTGGGGTAGGGGGTCACCGTGCAGTTAGTACCCAGAGACCCACCCCTTGCTCCCTGCATGGTGGGCAGCTCAGGCAAGATCAGGGCAGTGGTCGTGTGGAAGGAAGAGTGGACCCCGGAGTTGGTCCTTAAGCTGTGCCTACTGAGGAGATGTGGGCAGAGCAGGGCCTACCTGGTGGAGGTCCTGCCCTACAAACAccccaggaagagaagggagctGTGTTCTTGAGCAGCTCCCAAAACCATGGTCTGTCATTCAGTTTGCCCTGCCCACCCGTCAGCACCACAAACCCCGGGAGCTACAGCTACAGTCAACCAAGCAGCCGGGCAGTGGGCAGCTGGGCCGGGCCAGTGGACCGGGCCGGACTTACTATAGCAGCCCGTGACAGTAGAAGGGCATTTGGGGCTGTGGGACTTTATGTCTGGAGGGATCTTGGGAGCCgctaaataaaacaaacagaccaGAGTTTAGAGAGGGCACGGAGCAGGAGCGGGGAGGCCAAGGCTAGGTGGGGGAGGAAGTGGCAGGTGAAGAATGACGAGAGCTCGTCTTCCAGCATGTTACCCATCCAAGGGGCCTGTTTGGCCCTGGGGCTGCCCCTACTGGAGGACTCAATGTAGTTCCCGTAAGAGCGCatggctccagggcatgtggggcTAAGGGCCCTGCTAAAGCCAGGTCTCTGAGGGCCTTGCCAAAACGTCTTCTTACCTTCTTGAGTGATGCAGATGGAGCCACTGCCCATTCCCACCCGCAGGGCATCTACACCAGCATCAATGAGGTTCTTGGCCTGAGCAGCTGTGACCACTGCAGGGAGGAACAGGGACAAGGCTCACATGAAGGTCTACGTGGGAGCCTAGCTCCCCCACTCTCGCCCCACATCCTTCAGTGCCCAGTCTTGTCTCACCATTGCCTCCAATGACTTGGAGACTGAGGTATTTCTCTTTGATGTACTTGATCATGTTGATCTGGAAGATGGAGTTTCCCTGGGAAGAGTCCTGAGACAGGAAGGTAGTCCCAATGAGACTGTGGTATGACAGCTGCTCCTACCACCCCACCTTGCCTGTGCAGCAGCTCACCAAAACCACCACGTCCACACCAGCCTGGGCTAGCAAGTCCAGCCGATACTTGTCATCCTCATGAGTGCCAATGGCTGCTCCACACAGCAGCTGCTTCTTGGCATCTTTGGAGGCCAGTGGGTAATCTCGGTTTTTCTTCAGGTCTGTCCGGGCAATGATGGCCACCAGCTCATCATCTTCATTTACAATGGGTAACTttcctgggggcagggcaggacaTAAATCAGGACCTTGGTCTTTGGTTCCAGAACCCTTCCTACCTCTAGGACTCACCCTTCTTGCTGCGCTGCAGAATTTCATTTGCTTCCTTCAGTGTGATGCCTGCAGGGGCTACCACCAAGTCTTCCCTCTTTGTCATGATCTATAAGAGGGGAGTTGTGAGGAATGGCAATAGGAGATCAGGCCTCCCAACAGACCCTGCCCTAACTCAGGGGTGAGGTTCCAAAGACCACCATGTTTACACACCTGCACCCAGACTACCCTCAAGTAAACCCAACAGTCTGCAGCAATCTAGTGGCAAGAGTGAGAATTTAGTAGAAAGGACATCAGGTACATGGAGCACATTGTGGAGAAAGAGCCACACCAGAGAAATGACGGGAGGCTGAAGTTGGTCCTTGAGCACAGCCCCCACTCTGGGTGTGGCAAAAAATTTGGGTATGCTGGCAAACATTTGGGCAGATTGAAAGCCTTTGGTGGGGAAGGGATGCAGGAACCCCATGAAAGGGTCAGAAACTTAGCCGGGTGTTCATCTTTCCTGGACAGCAGAGGCCCTCAGAGTTGCCATTCAGACAACAGAACAGAATCCTTTATCTTTAGCCTGGGCTGTCAAGAGTTTGCCTGTGCTCTGTCAGTGGCACCCACCTCTCCCAAAAACTGGTCATGCTCCTCCTCCTTGAGAAAATCAATGTCCCTCGAGGAGATGATGCCCACCAGGCGGCTCCCCATCCGGCCTGTGTCAGTGATGGGGATACCACAGAAGCCATGCCGGGCCTTGGCTTCAAAGACATCCCGCACTCGATCCTTGGGACTGAGGACCACAGGGTCCGTGATGAATCCCTGCTCATATTTCTGGAAGGGATGGTGAAAAAGGGCACTTCTGAACCACTTTCATCAGACTTTTGGTCTGAAGCCTGGGATCTGTGCCAACTCCCCCTTTGGCAGTGCCACAGGATCAAATCACACAAACACTTCAAACCCAGAGCTAGAAGACATGAGTGAACTGCAGGCACTGTCCACCTGGCCCTCTTCTGTTGCTTTAAGACACAGGGTCTCAGGCTCTTCTCCTCAGGAATTGAACCCCCACAGTGGGAAAGAAAGGATCCTAAATCAGGAGAATaattcccccactcccaccccactccacctCAGTGCAATTCCCAGGAGCTCTTGACCGTGATCTTTTCCCTTCTGACCTTCACTTTACGAACTTCATTGGCCTGGAATTCTGGTGTACAGTTGTGGTGGATGAAGCCAATACCACCTGTAAGCTGCAGGatacacagaaagaaaacaggggaaaagtGACAAAGAAGAAGAGTGGCATGATTGTATGCCTTT
Above is a genomic segment from Eubalaena glacialis isolate mEubGla1 chromosome 7, mEubGla1.1.hap2.+ XY, whole genome shotgun sequence containing:
- the DALRD3 gene encoding DALR anticodon-binding domain-containing protein 3 isoform X1, coding for MRPTGLILLCGSNPDRDPVPGKAPTTHIVWGPRCALRLEVTGVDVGEPRRWPSLEPEVPERVVHAIVGLQGPGVAPVLSCAPTPAGLALQLRRSAVFERVLGAVAAYAAPTVPAAPGPRVVLHCPALRGSPCALRLSQLRAVLVADHLARALHAHRVSVRLVPAVRDPHMPTFLQQLRVDWPAASERAATEALRSRALAELTPARNAEALPPGALGRVCLKELVDERGRTTGYDPNLDSCLVTEDLLAVLAELQQAVQDWAEDSSLGLAAAPDAGAGSCMVVHVVSCEEEFQQQKLDLLWWKLDNHAPLRQKHLVCGPVKVAGAPGTLTAPEYYELRHAQVCKASALKHGRDLAQDPAWMEIFRVLSVATIKFEMLSTAPQSQLLLALADSSISTKGTKSGTFVMYNCARLATLFESYKCSMEQGLYPTFPPVSSLDFSLLHDEGEWLLLFNSVLPFPDLLGQTAALPHTAPGLHITARTEMVCKFLVQLSMDFSSYYNRVHILGEPRPHLFGQMFARLQLLRAVREVLHTGLAMLGLPPLSHI
- the DALRD3 gene encoding DALR anticodon-binding domain-containing protein 3 isoform X3, with amino-acid sequence MRPTGLILLCGSNPDRDPVPGKAPTTHIVWGPRCALRLEVTGVDVGEPRRWPSLEPEVPERVVHAIVGLQGPGVAPVLSCAPTPAGLALQLRRSAVFERVLGAVAAYAAPTVPAAPGPRVVLHCPALRGSPCALRLSQLRAVLVADHLARALHAHRVSVRLVPAVRDPHMPTFLQQLRVDWPAASERAATEALRSRALAELTPARNAEALPPGALGRVCLKELVDERGRTTGYDPNLDSCLVTEDLLAVLAELQQAVQDWAEDSSLGLAAAPDAGAGSCMVVHVVSCEEEFQQQKLDLLWWKLDNHAPLRQKHLVCGPVKVAGAPGTLTAPEYYELRHAQVCKASALKHDPAWMEIFRVLSVATIKFEMLSTAPQSQLLLALADSSISTKGTKSGTFVMYNCARLATLFESYKCSMEQGLYPTFPPVSSLDFSLLHDEGEWLLLFNSVLPFPDLLGQTAALPHTAPGLHITARTEMVCKFLVQLSMDFSSYYNRVHILGEPRPHLFGQMFARLQLLRAVREVLHTGLAMLGLPPLSHI
- the DALRD3 gene encoding DALR anticodon-binding domain-containing protein 3 isoform X2 — translated: MRLGVEETLGALNAALGPGGPVWFKETRARHLRVRDFLAPRRALQARFGDDQVPERVVHAIVGLQGPGVAPVLSCAPTPAGLALQLRRSAVFERVLGAVAAYAAPTVPAAPGPRVVLHCPALRGSPCALRLSQLRAVLVADHLARALHAHRVSVRLVPAVRDPHMPTFLQQLRVDWPAASERAATEALRSRALAELTPARNAEALPPGALGRVCLKELVDERGRTTGYDPNLDSCLVTEDLLAVLAELQQAVQDWAEDSSLGLAAAPDAGAGSCMVVHVVSCEEEFQQQKLDLLWWKLDNHAPLRQKHLVCGPVKVAGAPGTLTAPEYYELRHAQVCKASALKHGRDLAQDPAWMEIFRVLSVATIKFEMLSTAPQSQLLLALADSSISTKGTKSGTFVMYNCARLATLFESYKCSMEQGLYPTFPPVSSLDFSLLHDEGEWLLLFNSVLPFPDLLGQTAALPHTAPGLHITARTEMVCKFLVQLSMDFSSYYNRVHILGEPRPHLFGQMFARLQLLRAVREVLHTGLAMLGLPPLSHI
- the DALRD3 gene encoding DALR anticodon-binding domain-containing protein 3 isoform X4, whose amino-acid sequence is MRPTGLILLCGSNPDRDPVPGKAPTTHIVWGPRCALRLEVTGVDVGEPRRWPSLEPEVPERVVHAIVGLQGPGVAPVLSCAPTPAGLALQLRRSAVFERVLGAVAAYAAPTVPAAPGPRVVLHCPALRGSPCALRLSQLRAVLVADHLARALHAHRVSVRLVPAVRDPHMPTFLQQLRVDWPAASERAATEALRSRALAELTPARNAEALPPGALGRVCLKELVDERGRTTGYDPNLDSCLVTEDLLAVLAELQQAVQDWAEDSSLGLAAAPDAGAGSCMVVHVVSCEEEFQQQKLDLLWWKLDNHAPLRQKHLVCGPVKVAGAPGTLTAPEYYELRHAQVCKASALKHGRDLAQDPAWMEIFRVLSVATIKFEMLSTAPQSQLLLALADSSISTKGTKSGTFVMYNCARLATLFESYKCSMEQGLYPTFPPVSSLDFSLLHDETCWARQQPCPTQPQGSTSLHAQRWCASSWYSSAWISAHTITGYTS
- the NDUFAF3 gene encoding NADH dehydrogenase [ubiquinone] 1 alpha subcomplex assembly factor 3 codes for the protein MAAAFVLRSQYRARLALRCPPAQLPWAPRRGHRLTPADDELYQRTRISLLQRESPHDMYIDSYNSRGFTVNGNRVLGPCALLPHSVVQWNVGSHQDITEESFSLFWMLEPRIEIVVVGTGDRTERLQSHLLRAMRQRGIAVEVQDTPNACATFNFLCHEGRVTGAALIPPPGGAALTSLAQAAE